In the genome of Lactuca sativa cultivar Salinas chromosome 3, Lsat_Salinas_v11, whole genome shotgun sequence, the window TTaagttttaaaatagttttattagTAATTTAGGGTCCGCAATTAATCGTTTGACCCCAGTCAACCGCCGAACGATTTTTACGACCTTGGTTATTATAAGTTATCCCCTATTCAATTGGTTTGCGTTCATGAACAAAATATTTAACATCTAAAGACATTTAGATGTGCAGTTTATGTATCCATTCGCCACCTCACCGCACAAAAATGGATCCTTAAAGAAGAATGTAAatttatgtttgatatgtatatgcatttatagtaaaatatttagaACAACAAAATAAGGATCTTGAACCTGAATCTATTGAGCAatatatgaatagaaaagatCGGCCAAAATGGAAGGATGCAATAAATAAAGAGTTTAATTCCCTTACTCAACGAAATGGCTTTGGACTTGTAGTTTGTACACCAAACGGAGTATGATAGTGGGACACAAATGGATATTTGTGCGTAAAAGAAACGAGTGAAATGAAGTTGTGGGGTATAAAGCAAGACTCGTTGCACAAGGTTTTACCCAAAGGCCcgaaattgattatgaagaaacgtaCTCTCATGTAGTTGATGCAATTACATTATGTTATTTAATAATTATGACAACACATGCAAAACTGGAGATGCGTCCAATGGATGTAGTTACCACTTATTTATAAGGTTTACTTGAGAATGATATTTATATGAAAATCTCAAAAGTGTTTAAGGTGTCAGAAGCATTAGACGGCTAGGAGTGGGCAATGGGAGTTGTAGTTATTCCGACGTGGACATACAAAAACGGCGTTATAACGCCCGAAACACTGCGCCCCCCTTGCGTTATTAGGTGTTATGTTGACACATGTTATTGTGGTGACGAGAGGAAACAACTAATTTGATTGGAACGTTTAAATATTCGACCGTTTGCAAACAGTCACCAACATGAAAAAAAATCTCTATTAATATAAATACACAACATTTTTATCTTCATTTTATCTTCCAACCCCAACAAATCCTTCAACAATTACTATTGgtttcaatttcatttttttctattactctatttaattaaaaaatggaACATTCTTATCCGTTCCATCCATACAATCATGATATCGACGAGGATGATATGTTCATGAGTATGATGTATCAATATGTTACCGACTAGATACCCCCAGATCCAGCTCCACTACTGACCAGGCGTGGGACGTTGAACAGAAACCGTGAAGAATGACATAGACGTCTACTACACAATTATTTTGTGGATAATTGTGTATACCAACCAAACGATTTTAAAAGAAGGTTTTGTTTGCAGAAAAATGTGTTTCAACGGATAGCCAATGCAATGGAAAGCAAGTACCGTaattacagttgtttcaaaattttaatatatgttctttatattattaaataattgttttaaaattttattatatgtTTAGGTATGAATATTCCCAACTTAGGTATGATGCGAGAGGTAAACCAGGTTTTACATGGTTGCAAAAATGTGTTGTTGCAATAAGCTTATGGATTTGGGGGAATCGTCCGATTCTATTGATGACTATATGAGAATGTCAGAGCAAACTGCACAAGAAAGTTTGTATAGATTAGTGAGAGGTGTTATTGAAACCTTCGGTGACAAATATTTATGCAAACCTTCATTGAATGACATGCAATAACTATATGCGTCGCATGAAGAACGACATGGTTTTTCGGGAATGCTTGgaagcattgattgcacaaaGTGGATATGGAGAAATTGTCCTGTGGCGTGGAAAGGTCAATACACAAGTGGTCATCTTGGATCGCCTTCGTTAGCATTAGAGGTTGTTGCACcatcataatgtgttttatgaATGTAATAATGCACCATCATAATGTGCAATATTATAACTCctctttcattttattttaatAGTATCAATAACAAGCCATATGTATTAGAAGGCTCGTGATTTCATCACAAATATTAGAATAAAAGCTCTTTATACTTTCATGTTTTTCTTTACACTACAATTTATGTTGTTATTcgataatattttataataataatcttTTTATCTTGCTTATAACCCGCAAACTCCAAGAAAACTATCTTTTAAGTTTTTAGGCTTAGCACCTATCAGTTTCCTAGAACCACCATCTATATATCTAATTTAACAAGTAATTAATTTGACAATTACAAGTAACAAATCGATGGATATCTATAACCATCATTTGAAAAGGGCCAAGAAATAACAAAATAAGTGCACAAATTATAGTTTTTCATGATAGAGCTTCGTTTTGATCTTCGGCCATCCACCGTTTTCTTAAGCTTTCCTTTAATGTTGTGTGGAGTGAACGAATATATAGTTGAAGCACCTATataggcgaatgtccgcgcgttgcacAGAAGCACCTATATacttgaagtctttacaaatatatgttttttttaaatgtaacaataaggttgttaaatttgatataataattcgtataataaattgatataatatactgattattttgaattatttgataaAATATACATCTATtgtaactgcataatctcaattgtttgaatgacttctacctgcgagttacacattaataaaattaaatattatatatggtttaatgttatttatagttgttgttatttttaattaattttttaaaacttatttgcttaatgttttaatttctatcattataattatttaaaacatcaaacattgttttttgattttaaaggtaacaatataatcatttatatacatttatttttaactattgttattttaagctacttatttgaaaactttgaatgattataaaaatatctttaggaaatattttagttaaattaagattataatttagtttttgaatttagcactacaatttatcacttttaactatttaaaaaaatattatttggattgtttaagttaaactaaaatttatatttaagttggtcctgtaatgttatatttaaatttataatttaaatattttatacaaattgttcaaaaactgtagctttaaaatgataatggtttactttcaacaataaattaagtataatgtgaaaaatgtttaaaaaaacataactttataagtagaagtaaatatattcttttaatattgaatttattttatatatgattacactttaggtttgatatttatttaattttattaaccaacttataatcattattaaaaagaaattgaaaagtcatgggagtttcaaatgaatgtggtgaatgaAAAAATGTTTACTTTATAatatatactaggcgaatccCCGCGCGTTGCGCGAGAATAAAagtatatagttaaaataataacttttaccaaattattatttaatatttctaatttgaaacaaaatgttagtagttAAGCAAACATttagttaacatattagttttattaaacgttatagtttaatttttaagtcattgtgatatatacaattatttgataattttataaaccgtttaataatgtgtaaattatatatcaaatgaatgataatataatgggtaacaaaacgtatgaacaaaaatatgaactgcaacttttagtaacataaaaatagaaaaacatctattataacatttgtatttaaaaagatatatatacaacgaataataaaaaaatatgaaaaataaatattataacttttaataacataaaaacactaaaacatctattataacatttatattaactcttcatattcaaatcacaaatctctttaaatacattgacgtttttaatgagcaaaagtttacaaccttataaaataaaggaaaataaaaagttattagtgattactaattaataatcataagttaaaaactcttgagttgtaactaataaatatacaaaaattagaaaactcttgagttgtagtgtgagtttcaaatgaatgccgaacttggaaatgtatatttattattattattattattattattattattattattattattattattattattcgtgtaaataattggttttgatgcaacattttaatcccttcaattattaaacataaagatatttaattataaatttataacatacataggttCATATACATGTTAagcaaatcacatataatatatatatatatatatatatatatatatatatatatatatatatatatatatatattcgttaatgtcatatgtaattattttcgtagtaatatggataaattactttcatatgaagaacatatcatgataagtctatcaaattacatatcaaatgttcaaaattatgttatcttttaaatattgtcttttaaatatgttgtgtaggataatgcaacaaaaatataatagaaaataaacataattaaaatagaaaaactataaTCAAATAATTAAGAGCATTGGgtagttgaatatataaataaagatgttatataaacatacatttaaattgtaacagcccaaaatctcaagtattgctaaattgcatttttggggtgttttaaaggggagactcggcgagttggagtcagactcgccgagtagggtcgcagatttggtcgcgggttcgcgactggactcgacgagtccaggtatggactcggcgagtcgacgctgttcagcggaaaccctagccgtttcgttttgggtcgtatttaagggttgttatgtcgtcatttcacgtcttttggccgattgtggagaaccctagacgactgtggcatctggagcaaaacttgaaggccattattgactttgaaggaattgtggtgcaagaagaggaagggttttggccaaaggaagagcaaggaggtcgagttctgaggtttggggacacagagagtatgttttcaggtaaggtttcggatcatccctgttattttgatgtgtacacgaatctagggtttatgaaacccatttggagatttgatggattattatgttgttatacaaaggtttctaccctagtaataggatgactagaggtccagaagtccccaggagtgtgtatctcgggaaaaacgtacctcaggaagcagttggatcgactgcatggcgtggactcgccgagtcggatgatcagactcggcgagtagcttgaagattcactgggactcgccgagttgttcttcagactcggcgagtggagtcggggtggccccgcgattcttccaggagtgactcgtcgagtcaaaggggatactcgacgagtagaaggggaatctcagaggactgaaggacgaccagactcgccgagtcgccagggaactcgccgagtccagtcgagctgacattggactgttgaccagagttgactggtgtgatttcttaggggcagttaacgtggaagatagaagtattaaataagggatatatgatgttgcagggagcttgtagctcggaggatcaagtgcaagggattttaggagttgctattttCCAGtgttcgcgaggtgagtcttctcactatacctcacccggaagggtttgattgtgtgaccggaaggtcaagtatgttgtgtgttatgtttatatgctgtgaatggaaagttggttgctacgcgtgatatacatgcttatatatgggccggaaggcaatgtattatgtgactgaaaggtcaggtatgatatatgatatatgtgctttatgtgttagagtatttgtattatgtgttatatatgtgtatgggccggaaggcaaatatattgtggaccgaaaggtccgggccggaaggcaatgtatgtggatcgaaagatccgggccggaaggcaatgtatgtggatcgaaagatccgggccggaaggcaatgttatgtggatcgaaagatccgggccggaaggcaatgttacgtggaccgaaaggtccgggccggagggcgtatgtgcgtaaggtatattggggaactcactaagcttcgtgcttacgttgtttacgttatgttgtttcaggttcttacagtaacgtgggatggcaacggttcgattgtacacaccgaagaaagagttatgttttggaggatcctggtcttctattataatgaaaaagaaactatgttttggaaattcgaatgtaaataagattttaagtaagtgtttttaatattaaattgattatttaaatgaaaattttgtttttggaaatcttggtgttacataaatcaaaagaaaaaactaacattcgtcaactttgctcaaacaaaaaaacctatatccattttatgaatcttttttctttatttaacaccattcaaccatagaaacttgatgacaattctttACTAACCtgtaatcaaaatatttttcttggaaaagaagaatcagaaagatattccaagcaaaacattgatgtttggagagtcacattccaGATTAAGTAatacatacaaatcacatataaagattaaatgataaattgaatataaagaaagaatagaaaagcttcatttgttttggttgaaagcaaaaatcatattacaattaccatcgatgcgacataacccatttcttcaaatTATCATATTTGGATcgacataacccatttcttcaaatcatcatatttggatagTGAGTGTTTCAACtacatgaaaacttttgaatcataatatcttcaaatccttcttacatgtaagattttatataacacaaatgACACAAAAGATTGGCATTTTTATACTAaatttttcactaaatgctaattaaacataatataagttataaaacttttgagttgtatTAGTTAAAAAAtagagtttcaaataaatgtggtttgaggaagttaaaaaagggagtttcaaatgcatgagattcaaaaaaaaatgttagctttataagtatgtatgatatatatatatatatatatatatatatatatatatatatatatatatatatatatatatatatatatatatagagagagagagagagagagagagagataagttaTTTAATAACCAAAATATATATGGGAACTTTAAAACTTTTCTTcgattaaatttttttaaaaccaaCACCCCTACAATATTTTAGGTCATCGTTTACAACAGTCATATgtcataaaaaatatgaaaaaacaaaagaaaaaaaactataaatatacatatatgtatatttgtgtgtgtgtatatatatatatatatatatatatatatatatatatatatatatatatatatatatatatatatatatatatatatatatatatatatatatatatatatattacataagcATTGTTCTTTTCAATTTTTATGGTAAAACTGGCTACGGTGGTATGGTGATATAGGTTTTGAAAAAAATGGCAATTGCTATTAACTATGATATGTTAGTAATGATTACAAATATGAAATAAGTTCATAGAGAAAATTGCAAATACCATGACTTTAATAAACATAAAAACGGACTTAGGATAAATAGATTAATTTGTTATAGTGTTTGTCCGATACGTATAATATGATTTTGTATATCCCTTGTGATGGCCATGTTCTCTTCGTTTAGACATTGATGTGAATCAAACAAAATGCGGTTCTATTTTACTTTCTCGGTCGCTCTTTTGGTACTTTTTGTATATAGAAAGACACGAACAAGACTTTGTTCTTTAATTGaacttttttttctctctttaaGCCATAATTTGTTAGTATTTGGTTTACCTATTTTCTCTTTATTATAGTTTCACATTCCCAATTCGACTTTAGTTACAGATAATGGATTAGTTAGGAATTGTTTATTATAACAACACAACACCCATGTTCTTCTACATTCAAACAACACTTTCCAAGTCGTTGGTCTTGTCTTATTTAATTGAATTCCATACACCAAACACCATCCCACTAATAATATTCAGACACAACTTGCTCCAATGTTTTTAACAATATGAACCACTTGATATATGGCGATTAAATTTTGAAAATCCTTTTAAAAAGTCTAAAACTATGTGTTTAAAACCAAGTCAATAGAAGATAGATATTATTTAGCAATTCATACAACAAATAGATAAATAAATCTTGTAATTTAACAAGAGATTGTAACTCAAAAACAATGAATTAAACATGTAACATAAGAAACATATTCTATTTAAACAACTATTAACACATATTGCTATAATCCAAAATTGAACCATCATTTTCTCTCCTTGTCACTTTCAATAGATTTACATGAAATCTATACCTTGCAAGCTTCTGTTTATTTATTCCGTTGTGATTGTATTTGAATTTTGAAGTattcatttaaataatttaattttatatcAAATTTATATGTTTACTAGTGGAACATTGAGATTTGAGCATTGACCATCATGAAAACCTATCTCATTGGTTTGTAAAGACCGTGTTGCTAATGGAATCTTCATCGCTAACCAATGTCGCCATCCTAATTTGTCTTACTTAATAGAAACAAAATGGAAAAATTATATATTATCTATtatgtatgtattttttttttaataaaagtcATCCTTATTAACGAAAGAAACAAAAATTCCACTGCAACCATGCTGACCGGTAAATAGTTGATGTTTGCTTATTTTTAGGGATAAGCGTAGGCGGATACCCTTCTTAATTATCTAGAATCGGAACTGGAACTGACGGTTCCTAAAATGTGAGAATCGGAACTGAAACCGACGGGTAGTGGTTCCAATATCGAGTGCCCAATAGAGCTGGCAAAAATCGGCTCAATCCACTAACCCAACCCAAAATTAGACAAGTTTGGTTgagattttcaacccatttaagTTAAATAGGTCAAACAGTTTAAcatgtttaatttaataataggTTGGGTTGGATAAAAATTATCAATTTGTTTTCTATCCGCCAAAcatttaactttaatatatatttaattaaataattatttgaatattatcatgtattaatcaaaatattaatttataaatattaaTGTTGTACtattatttatgtttaaaaaataCAATCCTGATTCTCATTCTTTTTCTTAGCATTGACAATATTAACCATTCTCCAAAATCACTtcgaaattaaaaaaatttaatgttatttgaacaaTTTATATGTATTTGTAAAATAGGATCGTGATTTGTCATACTTTGAAACTTTATTTACATTTGGAACTAATTTAAGCGAtacaatttaatttattttttattttaaatgagtTAACCTAAGTTTAACCAATTTATGTAGTAGGCTAGGTCAGAAACTACATAAACATTTCAACCTGATGACAACCCATTTATTTAAAAGATTTGGTTGGGTTGAAAATATCAACCCAAATAAGTTGGGTTTGGTTGAAAACTTCAACCCAATTAATAAATTGGTTGAACCCAAACAGAACACAACACAGGTTGACCAATTGGTAGCTCTAATGCCTAGGTCTTTAAATATGTTGaatttttaaaacttataaaagtATATCTATTGTAAATTTACAAGAAGTCATCGTTAGCATCAATATATAATTCGCAACGTATTAAAAATGAGGATTAATAAATATCAGTAGCTTGAATAACATAACGAAAAAATAAGTGTGTGTTACTTAAAACCTTTAAAGGTTCAAAATAAATTATTCAATTCTATAAATTTAAATGATGTTATTAAAGATACAACATAAagtatgtgatatatatatatatatatatatatatatatatatatatatatatatacacaccgtTCCGACAGATCAATGATGAATTTAGACCAAAAAATCATGTGGTTCCCAAATTAAATGAAgccaataaaaaaaattcaataacACTTGTCTGGAGTCGGATCAGGTCGTGTACCTTAAAAAACTGGACGACTCAGTTCAACATGTTAAAACCGATCAGACACCACCGATTAAAATTTTTAACAAAACgattgaaatataaatgaaaaaagCAGTAtgtttttaatgaaaaactaGTTGATTATTAGTCCATTGATAAAGCGGTGAACGGAGAGTGAGAGTCTTTAGCATGTAGACTTTTTTTTATtacaattatttatttatttattgatattTTGAGAGTGTCGATTAAGAGTAGTTAATTTTTTGTTATCAATCtcataatttaaaataataaattgatcctaataagttatttttttcttcttttaaaatgattttttaagatatttttttaaaaaaacaaacttaAGGTAGTTCTTAATTTTTCTACAATATATAATGTGAATGAAATTGAAAATTTAGATAGGTCCTAGGCCTACCTTGGGCCATACTAGATACGCTCATGCGACGGATACACAGCGAGTAACGGttccataaaaataaaaaacaaaagttgAACCGCCTAAAAGCGGGTACCTAATTCCATTGCTCATCCCTATTAAGgagtattttatatattttttttactaattTAGCGTTAATGtaaaattgaaaataatcatATGTTTTGTAGTTCCTGATATTTTAGAGATGGAAAAAAATCAATCCAACTCAATGACTACCGGAGTGGGTTGAGATTTCCAAATCATATTAATTAAATGGATTGGGTAGGATTATAATTTCTAATGGTTTTCAAGTTTTAACTTGAAAACCTCTTTAAAATTACATCTAtctttgttttaaattttaaagtATTATACGTTTAATAactaatattttaatttattttagtgtctagttgtatttttttttttttttcaaatttaaccTTTATTGTAATTTAAaagttttttcaaattttatttgaaaTATTATTGAAGTATATAACATATTTAACTACATAtaagtttttaatttatttttagatttAAATGAGTCAAACAGTATTCAACTCATTAATCAAAGAGGTTGGGttgtagaaaaaaaaataaacatgttGCCATGATTTCAAACTAGTTAATGAACAAGTTGGGTTAGGATGAAAATTCTCAACCAGTTTATTCAAACAGGTTGTGGATTAGATTGAGATTTTTAACCTGCTTAGTATTGCCACCCCTATAGGCAATGGTGAAGAGGGATGGGGTAGTAGATGGACAAGAAAGTAtgctgtatatatatatatatatatatatatatatatatatatatatatatatatatatatatatatatatatatatatatatatataacagtttttgacattgaaaaaaaagtatgttgctatttagaTTCCATTTCAGAAAGTAAGATGCTAAAACAAGTGATTGAATTAACATAAAATGAGGCAAtagctaattttttttttttaatctaaaacCCGATGCTATAAAATCCATGGTTGATAAAGTGTAAATGTTGTTAGCAGCAATTAGAAAAATTTAAACGTTAACAAAACCCAGGGGGTGCTTCGGGGTCTTCATCACTACCATCATTGCCTTCATCTTTACCTGTAGAAAATCCAATTCCAAATCCAAATCCAGGTGGTGAACTTGGATCCACAGTATCCTTCTCCAATACTTGTTTTGATTGAAGGagtgtttctttttcttgttgttgttgttgttggggtaAGTTGATGTCAATTTGATTGTTTTGTATACGGGTTTGTTTTGGGTCGGGATTTGGTGTTGAGAGTTTGTTGTAAACTGATTTTACGGTTTCTGTGATCTCAGTTTTGATGTCGCCATCGGGTGATCGGATTATTTCCCAAAGCCCGTTGGAAATTTGTTCGTTTACTCTGTCCctataatttaaaattaaaactgGAATTTAAAACCATTTGTAAATAAAAATAAtgtggaaaaataaaaaaataaaaaaaaaagtgggAAACGGGAAGAAAAGTACCCACCCGACTTCTTGATGGATGGTATCGGATAGTTGACGAGGCTTCATGTTCTCAGCTCCAGGGCGGTTAAGTGCCACCGACTGCTTCACCATTGACACAATGCTCTTTCGCAACTCTTCctgccacacacacacacacacacacacaattcacaAACCAAAAACCTCCATTAACTGTCTGTCACTAATATTTCTATATACACCCACACATGCTTAATTGAGAGGCACATCACATACATCATACATGCATTTGTGGATTCAAAACTCCACTTATgagccttcaaatcttcaaaactACTCAAATCTGTTGATAAAATTCCTACTCACCTCAGGTTTGGTGATTAACCTCcacttttttatatatattaaaacttagCAAGGAGGTTAGGTCTGTCTCCAAAGTCCAATATCCATACTTTGTTTTCTACATTAACAACCATGTCCTTAGAACTGAATTTATAAAGTCTACAACATCTTTCACCCTAATTGCCCTTTCTATGTGCCATGGTCAcctatttattaatttaattataccAGTGTAGTGTGGCTTCGAAATTGCTGGCCAATTTTGAAGTCAGACTTGAGAAAAGAGAAACATAAATGTCATGGATTTTGCCGGAAAGCAAAGCAGAATTGTGGAAGTCAAACatcacccaaaaaaaaaaaaaaagattattacAACCAACACTATTGAAGCGTATGAAGTTACCAAATGAAGCCCTAATTAACGAGTTATATTTGCAAATAGGGAGAAAGAAACAGAAATAGAGACTCACGTTTTCCTTAAGCTTGCGGATAATCTTGAGACGGAGGCGATCGAAATCTCCGTCATCCTTCAACTTGGAAATTACATCGTCGCAGCTGATCGTATGGTTTACCCCGCCGTTGCCGTTGCCGTTGCCGTTGCCGTTTTCCATTTATATTTAAAATGAAATGTAAATCGCGTAGTCAATGTTATTGATATTTTTCCCTTCGGCCTTTGGGGATATGTAAAAACGACGACGACGAAGCCAAAGCTACTCATCAATTAAACCTTACAGTCCTACTGCGAAGGAAGGCCTATGGACTACAAACTATGTATGGTCTTAGTCCAACTCCCAAGGTCATGTTTAAAATTGCTAAACAGgtcaaaattaaaagttttggATATGGTTCTAATCGATTGATAATTTtaatttctttcaaattcatATATATCACGTTTCATTTTAAATATAAATGATAAGGTCAACCCTTGCGACTTTACAAAACTCAGTTGGTCAAGCAGTGGATCGATATTAGACAAGGAGTGTATCAATACATACATATGTTTTCTAACACTATTTTTCATGAGGAAGATTTAGTATCTTTTACGCAAACAAAGACAAAATTACAATTATGGATGATCCATTTTTCGGACCCACTCCAACTTCACAAAAATAGACATGTAGCAACAGTGTTGACATATTTATTTACATGTTAATTCACAAATTCAGTTTACAGATGATATGAAAAGTAGAGATATAGCTAGTAACCAAGAGTACAACATCATATAACTAACTTCTTGGGTGTCTATCTATCTTCCATTtgacacatacatacatactactA includes:
- the LOC111920771 gene encoding uncharacterized protein LOC111920771, with the protein product MENGNGNGNGNGGVNHTISCDDVISKLKDDGDFDRLRLKIIRKLKENEELRKSIVSMVKQSVALNRPGAENMKPRQLSDTIHQEVGDRVNEQISNGLWEIIRSPDGDIKTEITETVKSVYNKLSTPNPDPKQTRIQNNQIDINLPQQQQQQEKETLLQSKQVLEKDTVDPSSPPGFGFGIGFSTGKDEGNDGSDEDPEAPPGFC